In Phragmites australis chromosome 16, lpPhrAust1.1, whole genome shotgun sequence, one DNA window encodes the following:
- the LOC133895684 gene encoding starch synthase 3, chloroplastic/amyloplastic-like: MEMALRPQSPLCPRSRPALVVLPAAATTAGLAQSFMRTSRFARSRIIRCTVSSSDCPNRKSRRTVSPKIKVSAFRGYAPRLTIESSTKKKEHNNGDEEAVGTYNRLLSTDAAEWTGNREVETAEVDSPQNASSSSTSGEVDVVEEAGLDVFERDLPGNELINISIGEAFVVDEAEAEEDIYEVDLSGISLRSVAIGELDAVGEAEAEEDIFEGDLAGNALSRISFGEADTVEEAETEEGKFEVRLSEIALSSSAVGELDAVDVSKAKEDMFVVDLSRIAPNCVAVEEVAAVDEAEVDLSRIAANSAAVGEVDAGDEAEVDLSGIAPNIAAAGEVEVVDEAGAEEDIVKVDLLGLASSNATTGEVDLMDEAGAIQDTFGADLSGNASSNGTYREMDALGETWAEEVTHKMDMSGTASSSARLGEVNVVADATVEKDTFEMDLLSSASGTAKYIALESAEETFAKEENDQRQYPALSLTSMEDMAIVETPESLKPESAPLIRIQEQDKLIFSVHKEEGSIVDFLEEDQPLVDFYRQEKNVTTDDKHNQSIIGFPKQELSIAHFPEKNHSIVGPTKQDQLVVSFSEQNQAVVGTYKQEYSIVGSNKQAQSIVGFHSQEKSIVGVPEQIQSIAASSKPNQSIVGFCKQHQSIVRFPEQTQSIVGFHKQDLSIVGISKESQTKELAIVGTHDALHAKGVEAKVGDYTSQKTNGDLFHVKFDVGNLLQKHEGDITEEAVEMRISNKVDEGHLVMIEEQKSICIDEEQWIVTEEGISVTEAEMEMGEDEFPMLSEEESSWAEDGMGIIEDEEQYEVDESSMSAEQDIEETPQYDVDPQALQRMLQELAEKNYSLGNKLFVFPEVVKADSTIDLFLNRDLSALANEPDVLIKGAFNGWRWKLFTERLHKSELGGAWWCCKLYIPKQAYRLDFVFFNGHSVYENNDNKDFVIQIESTMDENLFQDFLVEEKQRELERLATEEAERRRQAEEQWRREEERAADEADKAQAKAEVEMKKNKLQNVLDLAGTYVDNLWYIEPSTNRRGATVRLYYNRNSRPLVHSTEIWMHGGFNNWTDGLSFAERLVQPDDEDGDWWYADVNLPERAFVLDWVFADGPPGNAINYDNNGRHDFHAILPNIMTEQEYWAEEEQGIYARLLQERKEREEAIKRKAERSEKMKAEMKAKTMRMFLVSQKHIVYTEPLEVRAGTTVDVLYNPSNTVLTGKPEVWFRWSFNSWMHPGGVLPPQKMVKVEDGSHLKATVNVPPDAYTMDFVFSELEEGGIYDNRNGLDYHIPVFGSIAKEPPMHIVHIAVEMAPIAKVGGLGDVVTSLSRAVQDLGHNVEVIIPKHDCLNLRNVKNLHMHRSFSWGGTEIKVWCGLVEDLSVYFLEPQNGMFGVGCVYGRNDDRRFGFFCHSALEFLHQSGSSPHIIHCHDWSSSPVAWLYKEHYAQSNLANAQVVFTIHNLEFGAHYIGKAMRYCDKATTVSNTYSREVSGHGTIAPHLGKFHGILNGIDPDIWNPYSDNFIPVHYTSENVVEGKSAAKKALQQKLGLQQNDVPIVGIVTRLTAQKGIHLIKHAIHRTLEWNGQVVLLGSAPDSRIQSDFCNLANTLHGVNHGRVRLCLTYDEPLSHLIYSGSDFILVPSIFEPCGLTQLVAMRYGSIPIVRKTGGLCDTVFDVDHDKDRARARGLEPNGFSFDGADTNGVDYALNRAISAWFDARGWFQSLCKRVMEQDWSWNRPALDYIELYRSACKF, from the exons ATGGAGATGGCTCTCCGGCCGCAGAGCCCTCTCTGCCCTCGGAGCCGCCCGGCTCTCGTCGTCCTGCCGGCCGCCGCCACTACCGCCGGTCTCGCGCAG TCTTTCATGAGGACTAGCAGATTTGCCAGAAGCAGGATTATTCGATGCACAGTATCAAGTTCAG ATTGTCCTAATAGGAAATCAAGGAGGACGGTATCTCCTAAGATAAAAGTCTCTGCTTTTAGAGGCTATGCTCCAAGACTCACCATTGAATCGAGCACCAAGAAGAAAGAACACAACAACGGTGATGAAGAAGCTGTTGGTACATACAATAGGCTGTTAAGTACTGATGCAGCAGAGTGGACAGGTAATAGAGAAGTAGAAACTGCTGAAGTGGATTCTCCGCAAAATGCTTCAAGCAGTTCAACATCGGGGGAAGTGGATGTAGTGGAAGAAGCTGGGCTGGACGTATTTGAGAGGGATTTGCCAGGAAATGAATTGATCAATATATCAATAGGGGAAGCGTTCGTTGTGGATGAAGCTGAGGCTGAAGAAGACATATATGAGGTGGATTTGTCAGGAATTTCATTGAGAAGTGTTGCAATTGGGGAACTGGATGCAGTGGGTGAAGCTGAGGCTGAAGAAGACATATTTGAGGGGGATTTGGCAGGAAATGCATTGAGCAGAATATCATTTGGGGAAGCAGACACAGTTGAGGAAGCTGAGACCGAAGAAGGCAAATTTGAGGTGCGTTTGTCAGAAATTGCATTGAGCAGTTCTGCAGTTGGGGAACTGGATGCAGTGGATGTATCTAAGGCTAAAGAAGACATGTTTGTGGTGGATTTGTCACGAATTGCACCGAACTgtgttgcagtggaggaagtGGCGGCTGTAGATGAAGCTGAGGTGGATTTATCAAGAATTGCAGCAAACAGTGCTGCAGTGGGGGAAGTGGACGCAGGAGATGAAGCCGAGGTGGATTTGTCAGGAATTGCACCAAACATTGCTGCAGCGGGGGAAGTGGAAGTGGTCGATGAAGCTGGGGCTGAAGAGGACATAGTTAAGGTGGATTTGTTGGGACTTGCGTCGAGCAATGCAACAACGGGGGAAGTGGATTTGATGGATGAAGCTGGGGCTATACAGGACACATTTGGTGCAGATTTGTCAGGCAATGCTTCAAGCAATGGAACATACAGGGAAATGGATGCTCTGGGTGAAACCTGGGCTGAAGAAGTCACACATAAGATGGATATGTCAGGAACTGCTTCAAGCAGTGCAAGACTGGGGGAAGTGAATGTGGTGGCTGATGCTACGGTTGAAAAAGACACATTTGAGATGGATTTGTTAAGCAGTGCATCAGGCACTGCAAAATATATAGCACTGGAGTCTGCAGAAGAAACCTTTGCTAAAGAAGAGAATGATCAGCGACAATATCCAGCACTGTCTTTAACATCCATGGAGGACATGGCCATTGTTGAGACACCTGAAAGTTTAAAGCCTGAATCTGCGCCACTTATCAGGATCCAGGAACAGGACAAATTGATTTTTAGTGTTCACAAGGAAGAAGGATCAATTGTTGATTTCCTTGAAGAAGATCAACCCTTGGTAGATTTCTATAGGCAAGAGAAAAATGTTACTACAGATGATAAACATAATCAATCAATTATTGGATTCCCTAAACAAGAGCTATCTATTGCTCATTTCCCTGAGAAAAACCATTCCATTGTTGGCCCCACTAAGCAGGACCAATTAGTTGTTAGTTTCTCTGAGCAAAACCAAGCAGTTGTTGGTACTTATAAACAAGAATACTCAATTGTTGGTTCCAATAAACAGGCGCAATCAATTGTTGGTTTTCATAGTCAAGAGAAATCAATTGTTGGTGTACCTGAACAAATCCAATCCATTGCTGCTTCGAGTAAGCCAAACCAATCAATTGTTGGTTTCTGCAAACAGCACCAATCAATTGTTCGTTTCCCTGAACAAACACAATCCATAGTTGGCTTCCATAAACAAGATCTATCAATTGTTGGTATCTCCAAAGAGTCTCAAACAAAGGAACTGGCAATTGTTGGGACTCACGATGCATTGCATGCGAAGGGAGTGGAAGCTAAGGTTGGAGATTACACATCTCAGAAGACCAATGGGGATCTGTTTCACGTAAAGTTTGATGTTGGCAACTTGTTGCAGAAACATGAGGGAGATATCACTGAAGAAGCAGTGGAGATGAGAATTAGTAACAAAGTTGATGAGGGACATCTTGTGATGATTGAAGAGCAGAAGAGCATATGCATCGATGAAGAGCAGTGGATTGTTACTGAGGAAGGCATTTCAGTGACTGAGGCTGAGATGGAAATGGGTGAGGACGAATTTCCTATGCTTTCTGAAGAAGAGAGTTCATGGGCTGAAGATGGAATGGGGATAATTGAGGATGAAGAACAGTATGAAGTTGATGAGTCCTCCATGTCTGCTGAACAAGATATTGAGGAGACACCGCAGTATGATGTGGATCCACAAGCACTACAGAGGATGCTTCAAGAACTTGCCGAAAAAAATTATTCGTTGGGAAACAAGCTTTTTGTTTTTCCAGAGGTAGTGAAAGCTGATTCAACTATTGATCTATTTTTAAATCGTGATCTATCAGCTTTGGCCAATGAGCCTGACGTACTCATCAAAGGAGCATTCAATGGGTGGAGATGGAAGCTTTTTACTGAAAGATTGCATAAGAGCGAACTGGGAGGGGCCTGGTGGTGCTGCAAACTGTACATTCCCAAGCAGGCGTACAGATTAGACTTTGTGTTCTTTAACGGCCACTCTGTCTATGAAAATAATGACAATAAAGATTTTGTGATACAAATAGAAAGCACCATGGATGAAAATTTGTTTCAGGATTTCTTGGTAGAAGAAAAGCAAAGAGAACTCGAGAGACTTGCCACTGAAGAAGCTGAAAGGAGGAGACAGGCAGAAGAGCAGTGGCGAAGGGAGGAAGAAAGGGCTGCAGATGAAGCTGACAAGGCACAAGCAAAGGCTGAGgtagagatgaagaagaataaaTTGCAAAATGTATTGGATTTAGCTGGAACATATGTTGATAATTTGTGGTACATAGAGCCTAGCACTAATAGACGAGGGGCTACTGTCAGATTGTATTACAATAGAAACTCGAGGCCACTTGTGCATAGTACTGAGATTTGGATGCATGGTGGTTTCAACAATTGGACTGATGGACTCTCTTTTGCTGAAAGACTTGTTCAGCCTGATGACGAAGATGGTGATTGGTGGTATGCAGATG TTAACTTACCTGAAAGAGCATTTGTGTTGGACTGGGTTTTTGCTGATGGGCCACCAGGGAATGCAATAAATTATGACAACAATGGCAGACATGATTTTCACGCTATTCTTCCGAACATCATGACCGAGCAAGAATATTGGGCGGAAGAGGAACAGGGGATCTATGCAAGGCTTCTACAAGAGAGGAAAGAAAGGGAGGAGGCTATTAAAAGAAAG GCTGAGAGAAGTGAAAAAATGAAAGCTGAGATGAAGGCAAAGACCATGAGAATGTTTCTGGTTTCCCAGAAACACATTGTTTATACTGAACCACTTGAAGTACGTGCTGGAACCACTGTCGATGTGCTCTACAATCCTTCTAATACAGTGCTAACCGGAAAGCCAGAGGTTTGGTTCAGATGGTCCTTTAACAGTTGGATGCATCCAGGTGGTGTGTTGCCACCCCAGAAGATGGTAAAAGTAGAAGATGGTTCACACTTAAAAGCAACAG TCAACGTTCCACCGGATGCCTACACAATGGACTTTGTTTTCTCGGAGTTGGAAGAAGGTGGAATTTATGACAACAGGAATGGGTTGGACTATCATATTCCTGTTTTTGGTTCAATTGCAAAGGAACCTCCTATGCATATTGTCCACATTGCTGTCGAGATGGCTCCCATTGCAAAG GTTGGAGGTCTTGGTGATGTTGTTACAAGTCTTTCACGTGCTGTTCAAGATTTAGGACATAATGTTGAGGTCATTATTCCAAAGCACGACTGTTTGAATCTAAGAAAT GTGAAAAATTTACATATGCATCGAAGTTTTTCTTGGGGTGGTACTGAAATAAAAGTATGGTGTGGACTAGTCGAAGATCTCTCTGTTTACTTCTTGGAACCTCAAAATGG GATGTTTGGGGTCGGATGTGTATATGGAAGGAATGATGACCGTAGATTTGGCTTCTTCTGTCATTCTGCTCTAGAGTTTCTCCACCAGAGTGGATCTTCTCCA CATATAATACATTGCCATGATTGGTCAAGTTCTCCGGTTGCCTGGCTATACAAGGAACACTATGCACAATCCAATTTGGCAAATGCACAGGTTGTATTTACCATCCATAATCTTGAATTTGGAGCACACTATATTGGCAAAGCAATGAGATATTGTGATAAAGCCACAACT GTCTCTAATACGTATTCAAGGGAAGTATCAGGTCATGGCACCATTGCTCCTCATCTCGGAAAATTCCATGGCATTCTCAATGGAATTGATCCAGATATCTGGAATCCATACTCTGACAACTTTATCCCG GTTCATTATACTTCTGAGAATGTTGTTGAAGGCAAGAGCGCTGCAAAGAAGGCATTGCAGCAGAAGCTTGGATTGCAGCAAAATGATGTGCCAATTGTTGGAATCGTCACTCGCCTGACAGCCCAGAAGGGAATTCATCTCATCAAGCACGCGATTCATCGAACACTGGAATGGAATGGACAG GTGGTTTTGCTTGGTTCGGCTCCAGATTCTCGAATCCAAAGTGATTTTTGCAACTTGGCTAATACCCTCCATGGTGTAAACCATGGGCGGGTGAGGCTGTGTTTGACTTACGATGAGCCTCTTTCGCACCTG ATATACTCAGGCTCAGACTTCATCCTCGTACCATCTATCTTTGAACCCTGTGGCTTAACTCAGCTCGTCGCCATGCGGTACGGATCCATCCCCATTGTCCGGAAAACTGGAG GGCTCTGCGATACCGTCTTTGACGTCGACCATGACAAGGACCGGGCACGGGCCAGAGGCCTTGAGCCGAACGGGTTCAGCTTCGATGGAGCTGACACCAACGGCGTTGACTACGCCCTGAACAG GGCGATCTCTGCTTGGTTCGACGCCCGGGGCTGGTTCCAATCCCTCTGCAAGAGGGTCATGGAGCAGGATTGGTCATGGAACCGGCCTGCCCTGGACTACATCGAGCTCTACCGTTCAGCTTGCAAATTCTGA